In the Salvelinus namaycush isolate Seneca chromosome 35, SaNama_1.0, whole genome shotgun sequence genome, one interval contains:
- the LOC120030019 gene encoding unhealthy ribosome biogenesis protein 2 homolog isoform X3: protein MAAMYSGIHLKLKNPKTPWVDKLKLARFAWISSQCLLPNKEQVLFDWISHALTGFYSKKVELPQVVVEGLWIYLDDILHSKKLHSVLSQGKTISLRLAVAQVIIERIQEFASGTSSASVSTVLSCCQGILSSSVLSVTFTTKYELLVELLAKLCALGCSKLSQQQATDPLTPQVFEVLLLTLSSYLAVQKQQPNANRVFAQVTTHLLQHLLLLRHLLTSRAWMAEDDPRVRQHLSRDIRGKVDTILQSALFLPDHLQAYKEELLSKEEPGMKKRAAGKGLLSPVNSILSKLCAQGYCDTDLHFAVRSSSLPLLFKFSLDAYCKGGDNKVLCFHMLTQLITALDFTNEVTLKDLFDGENWSLALLTLENLLNLCLTADIYNVAADRIKYKEVQLIFYRKVVKLLLNNAQPSISAWYRCLKALLSLNHLIIEPDLDELLSAGWIDSDCTEPRVRKAREALISSVLQIYAKLRQLPKLFEELLAVICRPAMDERRQPVLPEAVHRTLSTCLLDNPTSQSLEICCLILENVTSYVLPDLEGNGDMSLKLFSLSVLLYSVLFSLKTLDNSTPVPVVRQTQALMEKMLQVVKPVLQLAEGQAPDVPGCQKVQDAGLLLKYTWVEVDTLFQIHCTKYTSPADPASVNILDDIGILSGVMATGEDQASPIDQHWSPMTHLLQKLLTLQQMKKVILSNELLAQTRASDVLRRAAQYIVGRGAPQLCQQSDQLWDRQVSSVDASTYPVAHWYLVTTNLPMILPFLTEDEVCHIADVLLSSLLQKTPDDTTERLSVSLISKDLLESLVLVELPTIYSAVVRCVTQRIVGILSGIPDMASVCPALMKLSEVSCSTAGDKGSAVTQSDGDVSESHSALKRLESIAQHILNSSTTGASITLSQSQADNLLSLLQVTNALNPDGMSSEDFSGLFLLLFLMVTDTQLHNDVKPAVTIHLLNQLFSLMGLLLAGNNSHHVLKIVHGSSLLEAALTALFSHSNKGHFQTVDTSAWLTFLKTVQDFIQSLILLIIHRKSSVRLNLEKFTTYLVNSEVAVMALSSLPGNIETGGLFAVQILLASMNTLCQAMTSSLRTTKQLAETLSQLLGKTTAVMGPAIQASLRAQTGSLLGQAFSVDVVTGMLRSELACACPQNEPSEGITQESLSHMGMYRSFSQQILRELCPSQRPMDFLVSSLHFLSAYYAAAEITKALGQEELFVAILQNVHKLLAAIRATFKPWTPLLG from the exons ATGGCTGCCATGTACTCTGGTATTCACTTGAAGCTCAAAAACCCCAAGACACCCTGGGTGGACAAACTGAAGCTTGCCCGTTTTGCATGGATTTCATCACAGTGCTTACTTCCTAACAAAGAACAG GTACTCTTTGATTGGATAAGTCATGCATTGACAGGCTTTTACAGTAAGAAAGTGGAGTTGCCACAGGTGGTGGTGGAAGGCTTGTGGATCTACCTGGATGATATTTTGCACAGCAAAAAGCTACACAGTGTGTTGAGCCAAGGAAAAACCATCAGCCTTCGTTTGGCAGTAGCGCAG GTTATAATTGAAAGGATTCAGGAGTTTGCCTCAGGGACCTCCTCAGCGTCTGTCTCCACCGTGTTGAGCTGCTGTCAGGGCATCCTTTCCTCCTCAGTCCTCTCTGTCACATTCACCACTAAGTATGAGCTACTGGTGGAGCTGTTGGCCAAGCTGTGTGCCCTGGGCTGCTCCAAGCTCAGTCAGCAGCAAGCCACAGATCCCCTGACACCCCAGGTGTTTGAGGTCCTCCTCCTTACCCTGAGTAGCTACCTCGCGGTCCAAAAGCAGCAGCCCAACGCCAACCGCGTGTTTGCCCAAGTCACAACACACCTGCTCCAGCACCTCCTCCTACTCAGACACCTACTGACTTCCAGGGCCTGGATGGCCGAGGATGACCCTCGTGTCCGCCAGCACCTGAGTAGGGACATCCGTGGGAAAGTGGACACCATCCTGCAGTCTGCTCTCTTCCTGCCAGACCACCTCCAGGCCTATAAGGAGGAGCTCCTCTCAAAGGAGGAGCCAGGGATGAAGAAGCGAGCAGCGGGGAAAGGCCTACTCTCCCCAGTCAACTCGATACTCTCAAAGCTTTGTGCACAAGGGTACTGTGACACTGATCTCCATTTTGCGGTCAGGTCGAGTTCCCTCCCACTGCTCTTCAAGTTCTCTCTGGATGCCTACTGTAAAGGAGGAGATAATAAAGTACTCTGCTTTCACATGTTAACACAGTTAATCACTGCCTTGGATTTCACAAATGAGGTGACTCTCAAAGACCTGTTTGATGGGGAAAACTGGAGCTTAGCTCTGCTGACTTTGGAGAACCTCTTGAATTTATGCTTGACGGCAGACATTTACAATGTGGCGGCTGACAGGATAAAGTACAAGGAGGTTCAGTTGATTTTCTACAGGAAGGTGGTGAAGCTGTTGTTGAACAATGCCCAGCCCAGCATATCAGCATGGTACCGCTGTCTAAAAGCCCTGCTCAGTCTCAACCACCTGATCATAGAGCCGGACCTGGACGAGCTGCTGTCGGCAGGATGGATTGATTCCGACTGCACAGAGCCACGGGTTAGGAAGGCACGCGAGGCCCTcatctcctctgttctccagatCTACGCCAAGCTGAGGCAGCTCCCCAAGCTCTTCGAGGAGCTCCTGGCTGTCATCTGCCGCCCAGCAATGGATGAGCGCCGACAGCCCGTTCTCCCAGAGGCAGTGCATAGGACGCTCAGCACATGCCTTCTGGACAACCCCACCAGCCAGAGTCTGGAAATATGCTGCCTCATTTTAGAGAACGTAACAAGCTATGTACTCCCGGATCTGGAAGGAAACGGAGACATGTCCCTGAAGTTGTTCTCCTTGAGTGTGCTCTTGTACTCTGTGTTGTTCAGCCTGAAAACTTTGGACAACAGCACACCAGTTCCTGTTGTGAGGCAAACCCAGGCTCTGATGGAGAAGATGCTCCAGGTGGTGAAGCCAGTGCTGCAGCTGGCTGAAGGCCAGGCCCCAGACGTCCCTGGGTGTCAGAAAGTCCAAGATGCAGGCCTTCTGCTAAAGTACACTTGGGTGGAGGTGGACACCCTCTTTCAGATTCACTGTACAAAATACACATCTCCAGCGGACCCAGCTAGCGTTAACATACTAGACGACATAGGTATTCTCTCTGGTGTGATGGCGACAGGTGAAGATCAGGCCTCTCCCATCGACCAGCACTGGAGCCCCATGACCCACCTCCTGCAAAAACTGCTCACTCTCCAACAAATGAAGAAAGTTATCCTAAGCAATGAGCTCTTGGCACAGACTAGAGCTTCAGATGTCCTCCGCAGAGCAGCCCAGTACATTGTGGGGAGAGGAGCCCCTCAACTCTGCCAGCAGAGTGACCAGCTATGGGACCGTCAGGTCAGTAGTGTGGATGCCAGCACGTACCCAGTGGCACATTGGTACCTCGTTACCACAAACCTACCAATGATCTTGCCATTCCTCACTGAGGACGAAGTGTGTCATATAGCTGATGTTCTCCTCAGCTCCCTACTTCAGAAGACACCAGATGACACCACTGagaggctgtctgtctctctcatttcCAAAGATCTGCTTGAGAGCCTTGTTCTTGTCGAGTTACCCACTATTTACTCTGCTGTTGTCAGATGTGTCACTCAAAGGATTGTGGGGATTCTCAGCGGCATCCCAGACATGGCCTCTGTCTGTCCTGCACTCATGAAGTTGAGTGAAGTAAGCTGTTCGACAGCTGGAGACAAAGGAAGTGCAGTAACTCAGTCAGATGGTGATGTCAGTGAATCCCATTCTGCTTTGAAGAGACTGGAGTCCATAGCCCAACACATACTGAACTCTAGTACGACCGGAGCCTCTATAACCCTATCTCAAAGTCAAGCCGATAACCTTTTAAGCTTACTTCAAGTCACCAATGCTCTTAACCCAGATGGAATGTCCTCTGAAGACTTTTCAGGGCTCTTTTTACTTTTATTCCTCATGGTCACAGACACACAGCTACATAATGATGTGAAGCCTGCCGTAACAATACATCTGCTGAATCAGCTCTTCAGTCTCATGGGGTTGCTTCTGGCAGGGAATAATTCCCATCATGTTTTAAAGATTGTGCATGGGAGTAGCCTCTTGGAGGCAGCTTTGACAGCTCTCTTTTCACACAGCAATAAGGGCCACTTTCAAACCGTGGACACCTCTGCTTGGCTGACTTTCCTAAAAACCGTCCAGGATTTCATCCAGTCCCTGATCCTATTGATAATCCACAGAAAGAGCAGTGTCCGCCTTAACCTGGAGAAATTCACCACCTACTTGGTCAATAGCGAGGTGGCCGTTATGGCTTTGTCTTCTCTCCCAGGAAACATTGAAACAGGGGGCCTGTTCGCCGTACAGATCCTGCTTGCGTCTATGAACACACTGTGCCAGGCCATGACATCCAGCCTCAGGACAACCAAGCAGCTAGCTGAGACCCTGAGTCAATTACTGGGGAAGACCACTGCTGTCATGGGCCCTGCCATCCAGGCCAGCCTGAGGGCTCAGACAGGCAGTCTACTAGGCCAGGCCTTCTCCGTGGATGTGGTGACCGGGATGTTGAGGAGCGAGCTGGCCTGTGCTTGCCCCCAAAATGAGCCTAGCGAGGGCATCACACAGGAGAGTCTAAGCCACATGGGCATGTACAGGAGCTTCAGCCAGCAGATTCTCAGAGAGCTGTGCCCATCCCAGCGCCCTATGGACTTCCTCGTCTCATCGCTTCACTTCCTCTCAGCGTACTACGCTGCTGCAGAGATTACCAAAGCCCTAGGTCAGGAGGAGCTCTTTGTGGCAATTCTGCAGAATGTCCACAAACTGCTTGCAG CAATAAGGGCCACTTTCAAACCGTGGACACCTCTGCTTGGCTGA
- the LOC120030019 gene encoding unhealthy ribosome biogenesis protein 2 homolog isoform X1: MAAMYSGIHLKLKNPKTPWVDKLKLARFAWISSQCLLPNKEQVLFDWISHALTGFYSKKVELPQVVVEGLWIYLDDILHSKKLHSVLSQGKTISLRLAVAQVIIERIQEFASGTSSASVSTVLSCCQGILSSSVLSVTFTTKYELLVELLAKLCALGCSKLSQQQATDPLTPQVFEVLLLTLSSYLAVQKQQPNANRVFAQVTTHLLQHLLLLRHLLTSRAWMAEDDPRVRQHLSRDIRGKVDTILQSALFLPDHLQAYKEELLSKEEPGMKKRAAGKGLLSPVNSILSKLCAQGYCDTDLHFAVRSSSLPLLFKFSLDAYCKGGDNKVLCFHMLTQLITALDFTNEVTLKDLFDGENWSLALLTLENLLNLCLTADIYNVAADRIKYKEVQLIFYRKVVKLLLNNAQPSISAWYRCLKALLSLNHLIIEPDLDELLSAGWIDSDCTEPRVRKAREALISSVLQIYAKLRQLPKLFEELLAVICRPAMDERRQPVLPEAVHRTLSTCLLDNPTSQSLEICCLILENVTSYVLPDLEGNGDMSLKLFSLSVLLYSVLFSLKTLDNSTPVPVVRQTQALMEKMLQVVKPVLQLAEGQAPDVPGCQKVQDAGLLLKYTWVEVDTLFQIHCTKYTSPADPASVNILDDIGILSGVMATGEDQASPIDQHWSPMTHLLQKLLTLQQMKKVILSNELLAQTRASDVLRRAAQYIVGRGAPQLCQQSDQLWDRQVSSVDASTYPVAHWYLVTTNLPMILPFLTEDEVCHIADVLLSSLLQKTPDDTTERLSVSLISKDLLESLVLVELPTIYSAVVRCVTQRIVGILSGIPDMASVCPALMKLSEVSCSTAGDKGSAVTQSDGDVSESHSALKRLESIAQHILNSSTTGASITLSQSQADNLLSLLQVTNALNPDGMSSEDFSGLFLLLFLMVTDTQLHNDVKPAVTIHLLNQLFSLMGLLLAGNNSHHVLKIVHGSSLLEAALTALFSHSNKGHFQTVDTSAWLTFLKTVQDFIQSLILLIIHRKSSVRLNLEKFTTYLVNSEVAVMALSSLPGNIETGGLFAVQILLASMNTLCQAMTSSLRTTKQLAETLSQLLGKTTAVMGPAIQASLRAQTGSLLGQAFSVDVVTGMLRSELACACPQNEPSEGITQESLSHMGMYRSFSQQILRELCPSQRPMDFLVSSLHFLSAYYAAAEITKALGQEELFVAILQNVHKLLAAPWLSVSEVRSLEEPVKELLDQLLVRSTPEQFHLLLLLLRDGLDTSKFRSGCHREVLSTVTITKLLASGLLPETCLKAFWLIAPQIISALVFLVKEAGKEPTLTAALTVPVLDTLTTMLRQGERMLSNPHHVTMVLGALQFVPLEHLTMEVYHATFEAIHEALFAVIRYHPQVMLKAAPSFLNCFYRLVVSIMHEGRQKGEAERAPEINAEVLLKCARLVERMYSHIATTAEGFTILSSFMVAQYVSELQKVTLQPDIKSHLTEGVYRILDLCVEQDVKFLNSTLQMGVREVFNDLYGSYTHYHKTQRQGEEKYTA; encoded by the exons ATGGCTGCCATGTACTCTGGTATTCACTTGAAGCTCAAAAACCCCAAGACACCCTGGGTGGACAAACTGAAGCTTGCCCGTTTTGCATGGATTTCATCACAGTGCTTACTTCCTAACAAAGAACAG GTACTCTTTGATTGGATAAGTCATGCATTGACAGGCTTTTACAGTAAGAAAGTGGAGTTGCCACAGGTGGTGGTGGAAGGCTTGTGGATCTACCTGGATGATATTTTGCACAGCAAAAAGCTACACAGTGTGTTGAGCCAAGGAAAAACCATCAGCCTTCGTTTGGCAGTAGCGCAG GTTATAATTGAAAGGATTCAGGAGTTTGCCTCAGGGACCTCCTCAGCGTCTGTCTCCACCGTGTTGAGCTGCTGTCAGGGCATCCTTTCCTCCTCAGTCCTCTCTGTCACATTCACCACTAAGTATGAGCTACTGGTGGAGCTGTTGGCCAAGCTGTGTGCCCTGGGCTGCTCCAAGCTCAGTCAGCAGCAAGCCACAGATCCCCTGACACCCCAGGTGTTTGAGGTCCTCCTCCTTACCCTGAGTAGCTACCTCGCGGTCCAAAAGCAGCAGCCCAACGCCAACCGCGTGTTTGCCCAAGTCACAACACACCTGCTCCAGCACCTCCTCCTACTCAGACACCTACTGACTTCCAGGGCCTGGATGGCCGAGGATGACCCTCGTGTCCGCCAGCACCTGAGTAGGGACATCCGTGGGAAAGTGGACACCATCCTGCAGTCTGCTCTCTTCCTGCCAGACCACCTCCAGGCCTATAAGGAGGAGCTCCTCTCAAAGGAGGAGCCAGGGATGAAGAAGCGAGCAGCGGGGAAAGGCCTACTCTCCCCAGTCAACTCGATACTCTCAAAGCTTTGTGCACAAGGGTACTGTGACACTGATCTCCATTTTGCGGTCAGGTCGAGTTCCCTCCCACTGCTCTTCAAGTTCTCTCTGGATGCCTACTGTAAAGGAGGAGATAATAAAGTACTCTGCTTTCACATGTTAACACAGTTAATCACTGCCTTGGATTTCACAAATGAGGTGACTCTCAAAGACCTGTTTGATGGGGAAAACTGGAGCTTAGCTCTGCTGACTTTGGAGAACCTCTTGAATTTATGCTTGACGGCAGACATTTACAATGTGGCGGCTGACAGGATAAAGTACAAGGAGGTTCAGTTGATTTTCTACAGGAAGGTGGTGAAGCTGTTGTTGAACAATGCCCAGCCCAGCATATCAGCATGGTACCGCTGTCTAAAAGCCCTGCTCAGTCTCAACCACCTGATCATAGAGCCGGACCTGGACGAGCTGCTGTCGGCAGGATGGATTGATTCCGACTGCACAGAGCCACGGGTTAGGAAGGCACGCGAGGCCCTcatctcctctgttctccagatCTACGCCAAGCTGAGGCAGCTCCCCAAGCTCTTCGAGGAGCTCCTGGCTGTCATCTGCCGCCCAGCAATGGATGAGCGCCGACAGCCCGTTCTCCCAGAGGCAGTGCATAGGACGCTCAGCACATGCCTTCTGGACAACCCCACCAGCCAGAGTCTGGAAATATGCTGCCTCATTTTAGAGAACGTAACAAGCTATGTACTCCCGGATCTGGAAGGAAACGGAGACATGTCCCTGAAGTTGTTCTCCTTGAGTGTGCTCTTGTACTCTGTGTTGTTCAGCCTGAAAACTTTGGACAACAGCACACCAGTTCCTGTTGTGAGGCAAACCCAGGCTCTGATGGAGAAGATGCTCCAGGTGGTGAAGCCAGTGCTGCAGCTGGCTGAAGGCCAGGCCCCAGACGTCCCTGGGTGTCAGAAAGTCCAAGATGCAGGCCTTCTGCTAAAGTACACTTGGGTGGAGGTGGACACCCTCTTTCAGATTCACTGTACAAAATACACATCTCCAGCGGACCCAGCTAGCGTTAACATACTAGACGACATAGGTATTCTCTCTGGTGTGATGGCGACAGGTGAAGATCAGGCCTCTCCCATCGACCAGCACTGGAGCCCCATGACCCACCTCCTGCAAAAACTGCTCACTCTCCAACAAATGAAGAAAGTTATCCTAAGCAATGAGCTCTTGGCACAGACTAGAGCTTCAGATGTCCTCCGCAGAGCAGCCCAGTACATTGTGGGGAGAGGAGCCCCTCAACTCTGCCAGCAGAGTGACCAGCTATGGGACCGTCAGGTCAGTAGTGTGGATGCCAGCACGTACCCAGTGGCACATTGGTACCTCGTTACCACAAACCTACCAATGATCTTGCCATTCCTCACTGAGGACGAAGTGTGTCATATAGCTGATGTTCTCCTCAGCTCCCTACTTCAGAAGACACCAGATGACACCACTGagaggctgtctgtctctctcatttcCAAAGATCTGCTTGAGAGCCTTGTTCTTGTCGAGTTACCCACTATTTACTCTGCTGTTGTCAGATGTGTCACTCAAAGGATTGTGGGGATTCTCAGCGGCATCCCAGACATGGCCTCTGTCTGTCCTGCACTCATGAAGTTGAGTGAAGTAAGCTGTTCGACAGCTGGAGACAAAGGAAGTGCAGTAACTCAGTCAGATGGTGATGTCAGTGAATCCCATTCTGCTTTGAAGAGACTGGAGTCCATAGCCCAACACATACTGAACTCTAGTACGACCGGAGCCTCTATAACCCTATCTCAAAGTCAAGCCGATAACCTTTTAAGCTTACTTCAAGTCACCAATGCTCTTAACCCAGATGGAATGTCCTCTGAAGACTTTTCAGGGCTCTTTTTACTTTTATTCCTCATGGTCACAGACACACAGCTACATAATGATGTGAAGCCTGCCGTAACAATACATCTGCTGAATCAGCTCTTCAGTCTCATGGGGTTGCTTCTGGCAGGGAATAATTCCCATCATGTTTTAAAGATTGTGCATGGGAGTAGCCTCTTGGAGGCAGCTTTGACAGCTCTCTTTTCACACAGCAATAAGGGCCACTTTCAAACCGTGGACACCTCTGCTTGGCTGACTTTCCTAAAAACCGTCCAGGATTTCATCCAGTCCCTGATCCTATTGATAATCCACAGAAAGAGCAGTGTCCGCCTTAACCTGGAGAAATTCACCACCTACTTGGTCAATAGCGAGGTGGCCGTTATGGCTTTGTCTTCTCTCCCAGGAAACATTGAAACAGGGGGCCTGTTCGCCGTACAGATCCTGCTTGCGTCTATGAACACACTGTGCCAGGCCATGACATCCAGCCTCAGGACAACCAAGCAGCTAGCTGAGACCCTGAGTCAATTACTGGGGAAGACCACTGCTGTCATGGGCCCTGCCATCCAGGCCAGCCTGAGGGCTCAGACAGGCAGTCTACTAGGCCAGGCCTTCTCCGTGGATGTGGTGACCGGGATGTTGAGGAGCGAGCTGGCCTGTGCTTGCCCCCAAAATGAGCCTAGCGAGGGCATCACACAGGAGAGTCTAAGCCACATGGGCATGTACAGGAGCTTCAGCCAGCAGATTCTCAGAGAGCTGTGCCCATCCCAGCGCCCTATGGACTTCCTCGTCTCATCGCTTCACTTCCTCTCAGCGTACTACGCTGCTGCAGAGATTACCAAAGCCCTAGGTCAGGAGGAGCTCTTTGTGGCAATTCTGCAGAATGTCCACAAACTGCTTGCAG CCCCATGGCTGTCAGTATCAGAGGTGAGGTCCCTGGAGGAGCCAGTAAAGGAGCTTCTGGACCAGCTGCTGGTCAGGAGTACCCCAGAACAGTTCCACCTTCTCCTGCTGCTGCTCCGAGACGGACTGGATACCTCCAAGTTCAGGAGCGGCTGTCATAGG GAAGTCCTTTCAACTGTGACGATAACGAAGTTGCTTGCCAGCGGCCTGCTTCCAGAAACCTGCTTAAAGGCGTTCTGGCTCATTGCACCTCAGATCATATCTGCCTTAGTA ttTCTAGTGAAGGAGGCTGGCAAGGAGCCAACCCTGACTGCTGCTCTGACCGTGCCGGTGTTGGACACTCTGACAACCATGCTCCGTCAGGGGGAGAGGAtgctctccaacccccaccacgTGACCATGGTGCTGGGGGCCCTGCAGTTTGTCCCCCTTGAGCACCTGACGATGGAAGTCTACCACGCTACCTTTGAGGCCATTCACGAGGCTCTGTTTGCAGTCATCCGGTATCATCCGCAG GTGATGCTGAAAGCGGCACCGTCTTTCCTCAACTGTTTCTACCGCCTGGTGGTCTCCATCATGCATGAGGGGAGACAGAAGGGCGAGGCCGAGAGAG